In Kitasatospora sp. NBC_00240, the following are encoded in one genomic region:
- the cysS gene encoding cysteine--tRNA ligase, translating to MSIRLYDTDARQVRDFVPLVPGCVSIYLCGATVQAPPHIGHIRSGLNFDIMQRWFAYRGYQVTFARNVTDIDDKVIVKERELGTPWWQIAYANERAFNDGYSVLGCLPPTVEPRATGHIPEMIEMMQVLIAKGHAYEAEGNVYFDVKSFPGYLSLSNQKLENLRQPEGEGETGKRDKRDFAMWKTAKPGEPSWSTPWGNGRPGWHLECSAMAHKYLGSAFDIHGGGLDLIFPHHENEIAQSKAYGDDFANFWVHNAWVTMSGEKMSKSLGNSVLVSEMVQRWRPIVLRYYLGAPHYRSMIEYSEESLREAEAGFGRIEGFVQRVVERCGVVDAAPEVPPAFAEAMDDDLGVPQALAIVHTAVRQGNSALTADDKESAVARLAEVRAMLGVLGLDPLDPQWTGADRGEDLHGVVDSLVRLVLDQRQAARGRKDFATADAIRDQLGLAGLAIEDTPSGPRWTINNQ from the coding sequence GGGTTGTGTCTCGATCTACCTGTGTGGCGCCACCGTCCAGGCGCCCCCGCACATCGGGCACATCCGGTCCGGCCTGAACTTCGACATCATGCAGCGCTGGTTCGCCTACCGCGGCTACCAGGTCACGTTCGCCCGCAACGTCACCGACATCGACGACAAGGTGATCGTCAAGGAGCGCGAGCTCGGCACGCCGTGGTGGCAGATCGCGTATGCCAACGAGCGTGCCTTCAACGACGGCTACTCGGTGCTCGGCTGCCTGCCGCCCACCGTGGAGCCGCGGGCCACCGGGCACATCCCCGAGATGATCGAGATGATGCAGGTCCTGATCGCCAAGGGCCACGCCTACGAGGCGGAGGGCAACGTCTACTTCGACGTCAAGTCCTTCCCCGGCTACCTCTCGCTCTCCAACCAGAAGCTGGAGAACCTCCGCCAGCCCGAGGGCGAGGGCGAGACCGGCAAGCGGGACAAGCGCGACTTCGCGATGTGGAAGACCGCCAAGCCGGGCGAGCCGAGCTGGAGCACCCCGTGGGGCAACGGCCGTCCCGGCTGGCACCTGGAGTGCTCCGCGATGGCGCACAAGTACCTGGGCAGCGCCTTCGACATCCACGGCGGCGGGCTCGACCTGATCTTCCCGCACCACGAGAACGAGATCGCCCAGTCGAAGGCCTACGGCGACGACTTCGCGAACTTCTGGGTGCACAACGCCTGGGTCACCATGAGCGGCGAGAAGATGAGCAAGTCGCTGGGCAACTCGGTGCTGGTCTCCGAGATGGTCCAGCGCTGGCGTCCGATCGTGCTCCGCTACTACCTGGGCGCCCCGCACTACCGGTCGATGATCGAGTACAGCGAGGAGTCGCTGCGCGAGGCCGAGGCCGGCTTCGGCCGGATCGAGGGCTTCGTCCAGCGTGTGGTGGAGCGCTGCGGCGTGGTCGATGCGGCCCCCGAGGTGCCGCCCGCCTTCGCCGAGGCGATGGACGACGACCTGGGCGTCCCGCAGGCGCTGGCCATCGTGCACACCGCCGTCCGGCAGGGGAACAGCGCGCTGACGGCGGACGACAAGGAGAGCGCGGTAGCACGTTTGGCCGAGGTCCGTGCGATGCTCGGTGTTCTGGGCCTCGACCCGTTGGACCCGCAGTGGACCGGCGCGGACCGCGGCGAGGACCTCCACGGTGTGGTCGACTCGCTCGTCCGGCTGGTCCTGGACCAGCGGCAGGCGGCCCGGGGCCGTAAGGACTTCGCCACCGCGGACGCCATCCGTGACCAGCTCGGCCTCGCCGGACTGGCGATCGAGGACACCCCGTCCGGCCCGCGCTGGACGATCAACAACCAGTAA
- the rlmB gene encoding 23S rRNA (guanosine(2251)-2'-O)-methyltransferase RlmB, with product MAGNSARRNRRNPGSKKGASVGTGGHSRKALQGKGPTPPASARKGHVKQRQANAAVKREMDAKSRAGMRRSGGGGRGGRGGAGAAELVVGRNSVVEALQGGVPATALYVMQFIDTDDRVREAFQAANDRGIPLMEAPRPQLDQMTGGLNHQGLVLQVPPYEYAHPEDLLGVAADLAQDALIMALDGVTDSRNLGAVVRSAAAFGAHGVVIPERRAAGMTAGAWKTSSGAAARLQVARATNLTRALEAYQKAGCLVVGLAADGEAEVGELEALTGPVVIVAGSEGKGLSRLVSETCDIRVRIPMPGATESLNAGVAAGIVLYEAARLRARTS from the coding sequence ATGGCCGGCAACAGTGCACGCAGGAACCGCCGCAACCCCGGATCCAAGAAGGGCGCGAGTGTCGGGACCGGCGGCCACAGCCGGAAGGCGCTGCAGGGCAAGGGCCCGACGCCGCCCGCCTCCGCCCGCAAGGGTCACGTCAAGCAGCGCCAGGCCAACGCGGCCGTCAAGCGCGAGATGGACGCCAAGTCGCGGGCCGGCATGCGCCGCAGCGGCGGCGGCGGTCGCGGCGGCCGCGGCGGCGCCGGTGCCGCCGAGCTGGTGGTGGGCCGCAACTCCGTGGTCGAGGCGCTGCAGGGCGGGGTGCCCGCCACGGCGCTCTACGTGATGCAGTTCATCGACACCGACGACCGCGTGCGCGAGGCCTTCCAGGCCGCGAACGACCGCGGCATCCCGCTGATGGAGGCCCCGCGCCCGCAGCTGGACCAGATGACCGGCGGCCTGAACCACCAGGGCCTGGTGCTCCAGGTCCCGCCGTACGAGTACGCGCACCCCGAGGACCTGCTGGGCGTCGCCGCCGACCTCGCGCAGGACGCGCTGATCATGGCGCTGGACGGCGTGACCGACTCCCGCAACCTGGGCGCCGTGGTCCGCTCCGCCGCCGCCTTCGGCGCGCACGGCGTGGTCATCCCCGAGCGCCGGGCGGCCGGTATGACGGCGGGTGCCTGGAAGACCTCCTCGGGTGCGGCGGCGCGCCTGCAGGTGGCGCGCGCCACCAACCTCACCCGCGCGCTGGAGGCGTACCAGAAGGCCGGCTGTCTGGTGGTCGGCCTGGCCGCCGACGGCGAGGCCGAGGTCGGCGAGCTGGAGGCGCTGACCGGCCCGGTCGTGATCGTCGCGGGCAGCGAGGGCAAGGGCCTGTCCCGGCTGGTCTCGGAGACCTGCGACATCCGGGTGCGGATCCCGATGCCGGGTGCCACCGAGTCGCTGAACGCCGGTGTCGCGGCGGGCATCGTCCTGTACGAGGCCGCCCGGCTGCGTGCCAGGACCTCCTGA
- a CDS encoding DoxX family membrane protein, translating into MPSDPARLSSTQASFRLRLGAPVAPLIDAPSDLLAYGAAFGDPYASQGFIRRPMVTPQVVVDTAEVPLLAGAAVGAPRRKGRVTAVTWTGQAAPGDMAATRLLEAVRLSTVPAPAGARGQGARADDDTRLIPPYGGSSTVPRQPGSPSGPGSGNGPAPRPWAPAGELPEVSATAAGDSRHAWYPGRRVDLGLVLLPLRVLLGSLSVYAGFSKLCNPVYFDGGDRGSMMRWLASLHPWRVAEPLLAFAMAHPVGAGLGVAFTEIVVGVLSILGLWQRFAAGAAMVLSAALLFTVSWRSVPVYDTPDLIFLAAWSPLLIAGAPFGSLDGRLALEAWRRYGAGAPGALRRRVLRRGAVVTSLVVGLTLLLGSMLGAAVRTGGRPAPGPAAPGSDYGTPLWPGTASTAPSPAATPTGKPSPTVSHPPTPTATPSASAPASPKASPSAKPRSGKTDAAPSAGTPNAPAAGTTSSGRTAAPGGTAPRPSQSSAGSGLLGGVLGSAPLAELPTLGAQQGGRAHPGTVVST; encoded by the coding sequence GTGCCGTCCGACCCCGCCCGGCTGAGCAGCACCCAGGCGAGCTTCCGGCTCAGACTAGGCGCCCCCGTGGCGCCGCTGATCGACGCGCCCAGCGACCTGCTGGCCTACGGCGCGGCCTTCGGCGACCCGTACGCCTCCCAGGGCTTCATCCGGCGCCCGATGGTCACCCCGCAGGTGGTGGTCGACACGGCCGAGGTCCCGCTGCTCGCGGGTGCGGCCGTCGGCGCGCCCCGCCGCAAGGGCCGGGTCACCGCCGTCACCTGGACCGGCCAGGCCGCCCCCGGCGACATGGCCGCCACCAGGCTGCTGGAGGCCGTCCGCCTCAGCACCGTGCCCGCCCCCGCCGGCGCGCGCGGCCAGGGCGCCCGGGCGGACGACGACACCCGGCTGATCCCGCCCTACGGCGGATCCTCGACCGTGCCGCGCCAGCCGGGCTCGCCGTCCGGCCCCGGCTCCGGCAACGGACCCGCGCCCAGGCCCTGGGCACCGGCCGGCGAACTGCCGGAGGTCTCCGCCACCGCGGCGGGCGACTCCAGGCACGCCTGGTACCCGGGCCGCCGTGTCGACCTCGGCCTCGTGCTGCTCCCGCTGCGGGTGCTGCTCGGCTCGCTCTCCGTCTACGCGGGCTTCAGCAAGCTCTGCAACCCGGTGTACTTCGACGGCGGCGACCGCGGCTCGATGATGCGCTGGCTCGCCTCGCTGCACCCCTGGCGGGTGGCCGAGCCGCTGCTGGCCTTCGCGATGGCCCACCCGGTGGGGGCCGGGCTCGGCGTGGCCTTCACCGAGATCGTGGTCGGCGTACTCTCCATCCTCGGCCTCTGGCAGCGGTTCGCGGCCGGCGCCGCGATGGTGCTCTCCGCCGCGCTGCTGTTCACGGTGAGCTGGCGGTCGGTGCCGGTCTACGACACCCCCGACCTGATCTTCCTGGCTGCCTGGAGCCCGCTGCTGATCGCCGGCGCGCCGTTCGGCTCGCTGGACGGGCGGCTCGCCCTGGAGGCCTGGCGGCGGTACGGCGCCGGCGCGCCCGGCGCCCTGCGCCGGCGGGTCCTGCGGCGCGGCGCGGTGGTCACCTCCCTGGTGGTCGGGCTGACGCTGCTGCTCGGCTCGATGCTCGGCGCCGCCGTGCGCACCGGCGGCCGCCCGGCCCCCGGCCCGGCCGCGCCCGGCAGCGACTACGGCACCCCGCTGTGGCCCGGCACCGCCTCGACGGCGCCCAGCCCGGCGGCGACGCCGACCGGCAAGCCCTCGCCCACCGTCTCGCACCCGCCCACCCCGACCGCGACGCCCTCGGCCTCCGCCCCCGCCTCGCCGAAGGCGAGCCCGAGCGCCAAGCCCCGGTCGGGCAAGACCGACGCGGCCCCCTCGGCCGGGACGCCGAACGCCCCCGCCGCCGGCACCACGTCCAGCGGCCGTACCGCCGCCCCCGGCGGCACGGCGCCCAGGCCGAGCCAGAGCAGCGCCGGGTCCGGCCTGCTCGGCGGCGTACTGGGCAGCGCGCCGCTGGCCGAGCTGCCGACCCTCGGGGCCCAGCAGGGCGGCCGGGCGCACCCCGGCACGGTGGTCTCCACCTGA
- a CDS encoding nucleotidyltransferase family protein has translation MTADSASFVAPVVTQAVILAGGQGSRLRPYTDDRPKPLVEIPGTGTPIVGHQLAWLAAEGVTDVVISCGHLAEVLQEWLDKADLPLNVSTVVESEPLGRGGGLKYAARALPRPDEPWYATNGDIWTRFSLRDMASFHHERDAVATLALARPRIPWGAVETDQFGNVLDFIEAPPSPFLINAGLYVFSPEFAALLPDVGDHERTTFPQLARGKRLAGYQLPQGVYWRAIDTAKDLTEAAKELASGAGLNPVAPRSTPVSPE, from the coding sequence ATGACCGCTGACTCAGCTTCCTTCGTAGCTCCCGTCGTCACCCAGGCGGTGATCCTGGCCGGCGGTCAGGGCTCCCGGCTGCGCCCGTACACCGACGACCGTCCCAAGCCGCTGGTGGAGATCCCCGGTACCGGAACGCCGATCGTCGGCCACCAGCTGGCCTGGCTGGCGGCGGAGGGCGTCACCGACGTGGTGATCTCGTGCGGCCATCTGGCCGAGGTGCTGCAGGAGTGGCTCGACAAGGCCGACCTGCCGCTGAACGTCAGCACCGTGGTCGAGAGCGAGCCGCTCGGACGCGGCGGCGGGCTCAAGTACGCGGCCCGGGCCCTCCCCCGCCCGGACGAGCCCTGGTACGCCACCAACGGCGACATCTGGACCCGCTTCAGCCTGCGCGACATGGCCTCCTTCCACCACGAGCGGGACGCCGTCGCGACCCTCGCCCTGGCCCGGCCGCGGATCCCGTGGGGCGCGGTGGAGACCGACCAGTTCGGCAACGTGCTCGACTTCATCGAGGCGCCGCCCTCGCCGTTCCTCATCAACGCGGGCCTGTACGTCTTCAGCCCCGAGTTCGCGGCGCTGCTGCCCGATGTCGGCGACCACGAGCGCACCACCTTCCCGCAGCTGGCGCGTGGCAAGCGGCTGGCCGGCTACCAGCTGCCGCAGGGCGTGTACTGGCGGGCGATCGACACCGCCAAGGACCTCACGGAGGCGGCCAAGGAGCTGGCCTCCGGCGCCGGCCTGAACCCGGTGGCGCCCCGGAGTACGCCGGTCTCCCCCGAGTAG